Genomic segment of Synechococcus sp. A15-28:
GGAGGCATTCCGCAAACGCATCAAGGTCTTTCCTGGCGCCTACATCAACCTCAGGTGCACCACTCCGCGCCACCTCGAGCCCGATGTGTCCTGAGACGAGCAGATCAGTAACGGCACGAACAGTAACTGTGTCAATTAGCAGATTGTCACCTAGCTTTTAAAATGCTGTTCACTTCTCAAGAGCGGGCAGACGCGGGTGCTAATTGAGCCACTGCGACGGGATCTCTGGCCCAATTGAGTATGGGAAGCCGTGCCTCTTCGCCCACATCGAGAAGGTGGTGGAGCTGTTCTTGGCGATGGGTCGGTCGTTATAAAACAAGAAGCGCAGATCTAAGTCCTCGTTCTGCTCAGATGCCTTTTGATATTTGGCTCTATCTTCTGCACTCATCGAGCCACCTTTGCACTCAACATAGAAGTCTTGACCTTCAACTCTGAAGTCTGGCGTGTAGTGATGGTGGCTGACATAGTGAGTTCTTTTTGGCTCGTAATCGAAACAATGCCCATTCTCGACCAGGTTCTCTGCAACCAGATATTCGAACTTGCTTCTAAAGCCGTTCCAAGCTTGTAAAGATGACACTGTAACTGCGCTTGACTAAGTTAAATATAGCGCAAGAATGCAGTCACAGGAACGGATAAAAGGCGAGCAGGAAGTCTATCTAGACCAGTAATAAGGCAGAAAGAGCTTGTTTGTATGTATTTTTAATTGCACGTAGGCATTTGACTGCATGTAGCTTAGAGCAGAGTTAAAGCAACTCATACGAAGGAGAGACCTCAAATATCTCAATCTCAACCTCAACCTTTTTTCGTGTATGGATATTTTCATGCCTGTGGCACTGATTTAACGCTCCAATCAGGTTCTTTTCCCCCTTTCCTCTCTTTAACTTCTTTTACTTAAAAAGGTTGATCAGGTTAAGACAGATGGGCTGAAGTGCTGTCATGCCAATGGATCAAGAGCATCTCAACCTAGTGTCTCAACCTCGCCTCAACCTCAACTAAAAAGGCATCAAACGGGTCCAACGGTGGAAGGGAAGCATCTCAACCTTCAGCAATCACGCAGGTTGAGATGGAGGTTAAGCAGGAGGTTAAGAGCGGCATTCATTCTGATTGGTGCCAGTAATAACCACGAACGCCATTGATTGTCTTCTGCTGGTCATCTTTGCGGAAACCCTTTGCTTGCAACAAGGCGGCCATACGCATTTCTTCCCTTCGTCCTAGCTTCTCTTCCCAGCCGTCAAACCCGACGCCCCTCAATGCATCCAGGGTAGTGAAATATTCATGAGGTTCCTTATCAATAACACCATATTCATTCATACCTAACAACCATTTATCGAGCCATTTATCGAGCTTCGCACTCCACATATCTTCAGGCAAGTAGCCTTTGTTTTGTTGGTTAGATAGCTCTTGATTCTCTAACGAAAGCATGGGCTTTTCACCAGCACGATAGGCGAGAATTGCAGCCTTCCAGATGCGATCTCTGTCTCGAGCTACAAGTTCAACAGGGATAAATTCTTGTTTCTGGGCCTTCTGCGGAAGCGAGAGTACTTGGAAGCGTCTGTTCCCGCTTGGATCTCTTAAAAAGTCATCTCCATTGACGCTCGAAACCATAATGCTGCGGCGATTATCACGCTCAATGTTTCGTCCATAGGGTTTCTTGATCATGTCCGATGCAGTAGTGATCAGGGCTTTTAATTCGCCCACACCTTTCTTGCTGGTGATGTTTTCAAGCTCTGCAAGTTCAAAGATCCAACAGCTGTGCATATTCATGATCATCTCTTTGTTGTCCTTTGGCGTTGAATCGCAGAACCACAACGGGCTGCACAATATTTTCCAGAATGTAGATTTTCGGATGCCCTGATCACCTTTGAGAACCACAACAGTGTCAAACTGGCATCCAGGCTCAAACCGCCTTGCAACTGCACCCAGTAATGCCACCTTCATCATCTGATCACTCAGATTCGATTCAGTATTTAGGTAATTAGTCGCAATTTTATTTATATCGACAGGCTCTACATCATCTGCTTTCTCCAGATATTGCAAATAATCGAGTACTGGGTCATAGCGATGCTTCTGAGCAACTCTGAGCAGACCATCACACCATGGCTTTTGTTCGAAGTTCCAGCCTTGCTGCTGCATATCTGCATAAGAGACCAGAGTTTCATCTTCTGGAAGTGCAACGCCACCGAACTCATAAACACGCGCCAATTCATTCAGCTTGAGATGGCTGCCTACGTACTTCTCCAGCAGGGTTATGACCGCACCAGCGTTCAACCGTGGAGCAGGTCTCTGTTCACCGTTTTCATCCAGCTCCTGGGGGAACAAACCGACCGTCTTGATTAACCCAGACAGCCCACCACTTTCTGGTGCTGCTATTGCCCTGACTGGTTCGCTGTAGCCGTTTTTCTTGGCCTCCTTGATCAGAGTTCCAATTCCGACGCCTTCACCCGGCGCCTTCTCGCTGAAGCTGTCCCACTTCTGCACAAACTCCGATTCATCGAAGTTGCTCATTGGCCTGCTCCACTCAACCCAGTCATTGAGCAGACCTTCGTCAACGCTGTGCAGCGCCATCCCAACCTTGAGCCAGTTGTCGTAGTCCTCAAAGTCAGCTGGAGAGAGTTACTTCAGAGCAGCAAGCGCCTTTTGTCTGTTGTGTTCTTGTTCTGCGTCTGAAAGATCTTTCTGAGGCTTAGGGCAGTTCTTAGGCAGATAAGAGTCAGTCTCCAAGAGAGCTTCCAACAACCACTCATGAGCTTCTGCAACGTCCACCTCTTGTGGTGAGCAGCCCTTTACCCAGCGGTAGCCACCTGTTTCTGGATGCTTTCCAGCAATGACGCTTTGCAGATTTGATCCTTGAGCGGGAAAGCGGGCCTCAAAAACTATGGATCCGCCTTGCCTCCACTGCCTGTGTCTGAGCTTGTCCCGCCACGCAGATGGAACTGAGAAAGCAATCTGACGCCGGTCTGGTTTTCCGCTGGTCCAAGCGAGGGAGGAAGGTAAATCAGAGGAGGGTCGCCCGAACAGACGCAGGAATTCCTCTTCTGAACCTGGACCGTCAAAGTCAATCGCACCAACCCCTAAAGATCTTTCACCGAGGATCAATCCAACGGCTTTTGGTTGCATCTGTTGAATCTGTTCTGCCGTATATCCCTCGAATCCTTTCCACTTCAGTTCACTGTTGGTTTTGTAGTCCCATGGAACTTTGTTGTCATCGACTGGGAGATAGCGCCATTCTTTTGGACAGGCACTTAGATCTTCATACTGGTTGCTATGACAGGTTTTGTCTGCCTGTTCTGGATATAATGAGGCAGGGGAATCCGCCTGCTGATTAGCTTCAAACATTTTTAATTTAAGCAAGATTACTGGTGCAGCTGTTGACGCAGCTGTGCTTTTTTATTTGTGGAGTTGAAGGGGCAAGTGTTCAATTGCGATCTGACGAACCAGTCCGCTCAACGTTGTTTCGCGCGATTGAGCTCTGCGGTGTAGCTCATCACGAAATTGTCTTGAACAGCGGATTTTGATGTCAGATTCCTGCAAACAGGAGATGTATCCAGGTGCCATGAATAATCGTTTCATTCATATCTTCAACGTACCGCACAAATTCCCTATCTGTTTGAGTTTCTTGCTCATAATGAACCTCCACAATTCAGCTTGTACGACTCAAAATCTTTCACGGCCTTTGCCGCGTGATAGTGCCTACGCACTCCCGATTTTGTTGGTTTCTCCCTGATGGATTCTGCTTTAAAGACTCCCATCTTCGCTAGTCGGCAGATGTGATCAGGGTGTTTCCCAACCAGCTGCCCAAACTCTTTTGGAGATAGCCATTTAGTGGGAGAAGGGTATGTAATCGCCCGCCTAATCTCCTCAAGCTTTTTGGACTGTTCTTTCATATGGCTTTCTATCGAAGCCAGTGTCAAGTGAAATCCTTGACTGGATGTAGAGGGATTGTGCATCCGTCGATATTTGTACTGAACCCTTCTTATCGGATGAAATCGTCTTCTGTTTGAGTTTTTCTAGGTTTTTGTGGCTGTGATGTTCTGCTCAGCTTTAGCGGTATAGAGCAAAAGCTAAAACTATGCCAGTTTTAACCAGTTATAATTGTCAAATTCCGTATGCGGTCTAGCTTCTTTGGTCTGAGGCACTGCATAGTGTGCAGGTGATCATGAAGATATTGAA
This window contains:
- a CDS encoding VapE domain-containing protein, coding for MQQQGWNFEQKPWCDGLLRVAQKHRYDPVLDYLQYLEKADDVEPVDINKIATNYLNTESNLSDQMMKVALLGAVARRFEPGCQFDTVVVLKGDQGIRKSTFWKILCSPLWFCDSTPKDNKEMIMNMHSCWIFELAELENITSKKGVGELKALITTASDMIKKPYGRNIERDNRRSIMVSSVNGDDFLRDPSGNRRFQVLSLPQKAQKQEFIPVELVARDRDRIWKAAILAYRAGEKPMLSLENQELSNQQNKGYLPEDMWSAKLDKWLDKWLLGMNEYGVIDKEPHEYFTTLDALRGVGFDGWEEKLGRREEMRMAALLQAKGFRKDDQQKTINGVRGYYWHQSE
- a CDS encoding endodeoxyribonuclease — protein: MSSLQAWNGFRSKFEYLVAENLVENGHCFDYEPKRTHYVSHHHYTPDFRVEGQDFYVECKGGSMSAEDRAKYQKASEQNEDLDLRFLFYNDRPIAKNSSTTFSMWAKRHGFPYSIGPEIPSQWLN
- a CDS encoding bifunctional DNA primase/polymerase; amino-acid sequence: MLKLKMFEANQQADSPASLYPEQADKTCHSNQYEDLSACPKEWRYLPVDDNKVPWDYKTNSELKWKGFEGYTAEQIQQMQPKAVGLILGERSLGVGAIDFDGPGSEEEFLRLFGRPSSDLPSSLAWTSGKPDRRQIAFSVPSAWRDKLRHRQWRQGGSIVFEARFPAQGSNLQSVIAGKHPETGGYRWVKGCSPQEVDVAEAHEWLLEALLETDSYLPKNCPKPQKDLSDAEQEHNRQKALAALK